A single Vulcanisaeta distributa DSM 14429 DNA region contains:
- the carA gene encoding glutamine-hydrolyzing carbamoyl-phosphate synthase small subunit yields the protein MVLQDGSVYRGYAFGADNETVGEVVFTTANVGYPESLTDPSYRGQILVFTSPLIGNYGTSPDQWESDAIQVSGAVIFDLTTPSHYTSIMSLDEWFRREGVPGIYRVDTRALTVKLREVGVMMGAMANDVNRAMKLLRDAPRYDDIDFTRLVSPSAPIYYGDDDKPCIGIIDCGVKMSIVRNLLSRGFRVVRYPCHMWRNALNDCDGILLSNGPGNPNLLTYLSDVVTDVIRDRKPTLGICLGHQVIALGIGARIYKMRYGHRAINKPVLDLIRNKVYITTHNHGYAVDPQSIRGSGFKVWAIQPDDNTVEGLIHERLPILTTQFHPESKPGPLDANWVFDEFARMVLNHGR from the coding sequence CTGGTTCTTCAGGATGGGAGTGTGTATCGTGGCTACGCCTTTGGCGCTGATAATGAAACAGTTGGCGAGGTAGTCTTCACAACAGCCAATGTTGGCTATCCTGAGTCTCTAACGGACCCGTCATACAGGGGGCAAATACTGGTATTCACAAGCCCATTAATAGGTAATTATGGCACATCGCCGGATCAGTGGGAGAGTGATGCGATCCAGGTAAGTGGTGCGGTGATTTTCGACCTAACAACACCGAGCCACTACACATCGATTATGAGCCTTGACGAGTGGTTTAGGAGGGAGGGTGTCCCGGGTATTTACAGGGTTGATACTAGGGCATTAACGGTTAAGTTAAGGGAGGTTGGCGTAATGATGGGCGCCATGGCCAATGACGTGAACAGGGCAATGAAACTGCTCAGGGATGCGCCTAGGTATGATGACATTGACTTCACAAGGCTTGTATCACCAAGTGCACCCATTTATTATGGTGATGATGATAAGCCCTGCATTGGAATTATTGATTGTGGCGTCAAGATGAGCATTGTGAGGAATCTACTAAGCAGGGGCTTTAGGGTCGTTAGGTACCCATGCCATATGTGGAGGAACGCCTTAAATGATTGTGATGGGATCCTCCTCAGTAATGGTCCAGGCAATCCAAACCTACTAACGTACTTAAGTGATGTCGTTACCGATGTGATTAGGGATAGAAAACCAACCCTAGGGATATGCCTAGGACACCAGGTAATTGCCCTAGGCATTGGGGCTAGGATTTACAAGATGAGGTATGGGCACAGGGCAATCAATAAGCCAGTACTTGACCTAATTAGGAATAAGGTATACATAACCACCCACAACCATGGTTATGCCGTTGATCCGCAGAGCATTAGGGGCAGTGGGTTTAAGGTGTGGGCGATACAGCCTGACGACAATACAGTGGAGGGTTTAATCCACGAGAGGCTGCCAATACTAACGACGCAATTCCACCCAGAGTCTAAGCCTGGCCCCCTCGACGCTAATTGGGTCTTTGATGAGTTCGCGAGGATGGTGCTTAACCATGGACGTTAG
- the carB gene encoding carbamoyl-phosphate synthase (glutamine-hydrolyzing) large subunit, producing MDVRKVLVIGSGPIKIAEAAEFDYSGIQALKAYKEEGLTTVLVNPNVATVQTTRVFADRVYLVPIKPEFLEMVIERERPDAIACGFGGQTALSACINLNDLGILSKYGIKVLGTPIEGIRSALSRQLFKDLMNKHGIPVLPSKTTYSLNEALSAARELGYPVLARVSFNLGGAGAFVAHDDDELISKYHKALAMSEIKEVLIEKYIGGWKEIEFEVMRDQYGESVAVVCMENVDPMGVHTGDSVVVAPCLTLTNDEYQRARLISIGVANAINLVGECNVQVAINPRGPEMYVIETNPRMSRSSALASKASGYPLAYIAAKLTLGYRLSELINRVTGKTVASFEPSLDYVVVKIPRWESDRFGVDEPLGPEMMSIGEVMGIGRTLEEAWQKAVRMLDIGEPGLVGGRIYHEASIEEAVKMVRERKPYWFLYAAVLLREGFSIDEINEWTGVDKFFLYAIKRVVDFYEGLRRGEQLPLEEAYVLGFSEEQLRRATGNDPARRLPVVKQIDTLAGEWPAATNYLYLTHGGEVDDYTGPGVDAVVTGAGVFRIGVSVEFDWSVVNTVLMLKRLGYRVGVLNYNPETVSTDWDFADKLFFDQLTPETLRNILIKERPRFVVLWTGGQIGQRLYGKARSWLTENVKILGTSPESVDLAEDRSKFSKLLDELGLDQPPWAYASTIEELIGLVERWLDYPVIVRPSYVLGGTYMGIARNRQELLNYVNKATRISPEHPVVVSKFIGDGVEAEVDGVSDGNSVIVVPVEHVEPPGVHSGDSTMVIPPRGVDYRLNDGWRIKMAEASLRIARALSIVGPFNIQFIARDKLYVIEANVRASRSMPFTSKATGVNLMNLSVKAALSGLGMDREFMVLRPRRWWVKASQFSWSRVRGSYPRLGPVMYSTGEVASSGRAFEEALLKAWLSTTPSRIPRRNALVYTYDEQYVKPIDEIRNRLGRWLVVLDDTEEVRAMLKQGSVDILMTGGDTMDKDYVTRRLAADTATPIVLHPSLGLELTRAFEWLRGGGKYIIEELLEAELG from the coding sequence ATGGACGTTAGGAAGGTCCTAGTAATCGGTAGCGGACCCATTAAGATTGCGGAGGCTGCGGAGTTCGATTACTCGGGAATACAGGCGCTTAAGGCGTATAAGGAGGAGGGCTTGACGACTGTCCTAGTCAACCCAAACGTGGCCACTGTACAAACTACGCGAGTGTTTGCGGATAGGGTTTACCTAGTGCCCATAAAGCCCGAGTTCCTGGAGATGGTCATTGAGAGGGAGAGACCCGACGCAATCGCCTGCGGCTTTGGAGGCCAGACCGCATTATCCGCGTGCATAAACCTCAACGACCTGGGAATCCTCAGCAAGTATGGCATTAAGGTCCTTGGAACGCCAATAGAGGGTATTAGGTCAGCCCTGAGTAGGCAGTTGTTTAAGGACTTAATGAATAAGCACGGTATCCCAGTACTACCGTCAAAGACCACGTACTCACTTAACGAAGCCTTATCGGCAGCCAGGGAATTGGGCTACCCAGTGCTTGCAAGGGTATCCTTCAACCTCGGCGGTGCAGGCGCCTTTGTTGCCCATGATGATGATGAATTAATCAGTAAGTACCATAAGGCATTAGCCATGAGTGAGATTAAGGAGGTGCTCATCGAGAAGTACATCGGTGGTTGGAAGGAGATTGAGTTTGAGGTCATGAGGGATCAGTACGGGGAGTCCGTGGCCGTGGTCTGCATGGAGAACGTAGACCCCATGGGAGTGCATACTGGGGATTCCGTAGTCGTCGCACCCTGCCTAACACTAACAAATGATGAGTACCAGAGGGCTAGGTTAATCTCCATTGGCGTTGCAAATGCGATAAACCTAGTTGGTGAGTGTAATGTGCAGGTTGCGATTAATCCCAGGGGCCCCGAGATGTACGTCATAGAGACAAACCCAAGGATGAGTAGGTCAAGCGCCCTGGCCAGCAAGGCCTCTGGGTACCCACTGGCGTACATAGCGGCTAAGTTAACACTTGGCTATAGGTTGAGTGAGTTGATTAATAGGGTGACGGGTAAGACGGTGGCATCCTTCGAGCCAAGCCTCGACTACGTGGTGGTCAAGATACCGAGGTGGGAGAGCGATAGGTTTGGCGTTGATGAGCCCCTGGGCCCTGAGATGATGAGTATTGGCGAGGTCATGGGTATTGGGAGGACGCTTGAGGAGGCCTGGCAGAAGGCGGTGAGGATGCTCGACATCGGTGAACCCGGTCTCGTGGGTGGTAGGATATACCATGAGGCGAGCATTGAGGAGGCCGTGAAGATGGTTAGGGAGAGGAAGCCCTACTGGTTCCTGTACGCGGCTGTTCTCCTTAGGGAGGGATTCTCAATTGATGAGATTAATGAGTGGACAGGCGTTGATAAGTTCTTCCTCTACGCGATTAAGAGGGTTGTGGACTTCTACGAGGGGTTAAGGAGGGGTGAGCAATTACCGCTTGAGGAGGCTTACGTGCTTGGATTCAGTGAGGAGCAATTAAGAAGAGCCACCGGCAATGACCCAGCGAGGAGACTACCCGTGGTTAAGCAGATCGACACGCTGGCCGGTGAGTGGCCGGCCGCCACGAATTACCTATACCTAACGCATGGTGGTGAGGTTGACGATTACACAGGGCCTGGGGTTGATGCCGTGGTCACGGGTGCCGGGGTCTTTAGGATAGGCGTTAGTGTTGAGTTTGATTGGTCGGTGGTTAATACAGTCCTCATGCTCAAGAGACTTGGTTATAGGGTTGGTGTGTTGAATTACAACCCAGAGACCGTATCCACGGACTGGGACTTCGCGGATAAACTCTTCTTCGACCAATTAACCCCAGAAACCCTAAGGAACATACTAATTAAGGAGAGACCCAGGTTCGTGGTGTTATGGACAGGCGGCCAAATTGGGCAGAGGCTTTATGGTAAGGCTAGGTCCTGGTTAACTGAGAATGTCAAGATACTAGGCACGAGCCCCGAGTCCGTGGACCTGGCTGAGGATAGGTCCAAGTTCTCTAAACTACTTGATGAGTTGGGTCTCGATCAACCACCCTGGGCCTACGCATCGACCATTGAGGAGTTGATAGGGCTTGTGGAGAGGTGGCTTGATTACCCAGTCATTGTTAGGCCCAGCTACGTACTTGGCGGTACGTACATGGGCATAGCCAGGAATAGGCAGGAACTACTAAATTACGTTAATAAGGCAACCAGGATAAGCCCTGAGCACCCTGTGGTCGTGTCGAAGTTCATCGGTGATGGCGTTGAGGCTGAGGTTGATGGAGTCAGTGATGGCAATTCCGTGATTGTGGTGCCTGTAGAGCACGTAGAACCACCTGGCGTGCACTCTGGCGATAGTACCATGGTGATACCGCCGAGGGGTGTTGATTATAGGTTAAATGATGGTTGGAGGATTAAGATGGCCGAGGCCTCATTGAGGATTGCCAGGGCGCTAAGCATTGTTGGGCCATTTAACATACAGTTCATTGCCAGGGATAAGCTGTACGTAATAGAGGCTAACGTGAGGGCAAGCAGGTCAATGCCCTTCACAAGCAAGGCCACTGGTGTTAACCTAATGAATTTATCCGTGAAGGCAGCACTAAGTGGCTTGGGCATGGATAGGGAATTCATGGTGCTTAGGCCGAGGCGCTGGTGGGTTAAGGCGAGCCAATTCTCCTGGAGCAGGGTTAGGGGTTCATACCCAAGGCTTGGGCCCGTGATGTACAGCACGGGTGAGGTTGCATCGAGTGGTAGGGCCTTTGAGGAGGCATTACTTAAGGCTTGGCTATCAACCACGCCATCGAGGATACCGAGGAGGAATGCCCTGGTTTACACATACGATGAGCAGTACGTCAAGCCCATCGATGAAATAAGGAACCGCCTAGGTAGGTGGCTCGTGGTCCTCGACGACACTGAGGAGGTTAGGGCCATGCTTAAGCAGGGCTCCGTGGACATACTCATGACTGGAGGTGACACTATGGATAAGGACTACGTCACGCGTAGGTTAGCCGCGGATACTGCGACGCCGATAGTGCTACACCCAAGCCTCGGGCTTGAACTAACAAGGGCCTTTGAGTGGTTGAGGGGTGGCGGTAAGTACATTATTGAGGAGTTGCTTGAGGCCGAACTTGGTTAG
- a CDS encoding pyridoxal phosphate-dependent aminotransferase: MRGFSQSIAFLRESPTRRIDAIRERLKREKRDIINLSAGQPGIPPPIEVRSLLAKQLVEDNSMELYGYTPSQGIIELREAVSEDLKRLGGIDVNPDNIVIITGGQEGMFATFMTILNPGDEVILLDPTYFGYKPIIEYFGGKIKRLGLSMENGFKIDIEKLKELITDKTKALVLVSPDNPTGNIIDRDTAKAIADLAVDKDFWIVSDEAYRTLIYEGEHTYIYRYAPDHVISINTFSKDPGIPGWRLGFIYGPSDAIPKLKLAAEEMTYCPPVIAQKFVAAYLRSEVRLKHLKYIIEEYRSRRDAAVKALREYLPESRFVVPRGSMFIFVDLSHYIRDSERFAEALLERYGVTVIPGTYFSDIYRSAIRISFVVESIERIRMGIERISNAINDLRGSL, from the coding sequence ATGCGCGGCTTCTCCCAGTCAATAGCCTTCCTTAGGGAAAGCCCGACCAGGAGAATTGATGCGATAAGGGAGAGGTTAAAGCGTGAGAAGAGGGATATCATTAACCTATCGGCTGGGCAACCCGGGATACCACCACCAATCGAGGTTAGGTCATTATTGGCTAAGCAGTTGGTGGAGGATAATAGTATGGAACTCTATGGATACACACCCAGCCAGGGGATTATTGAGTTGAGGGAAGCAGTCTCCGAGGACTTGAAGAGGCTTGGTGGCATTGATGTTAACCCAGACAACATAGTGATTATAACGGGTGGTCAGGAGGGGATGTTCGCAACATTCATGACAATATTAAACCCTGGTGATGAGGTCATACTACTGGACCCAACCTACTTTGGTTACAAGCCCATTATCGAGTACTTTGGCGGTAAGATAAAGAGACTTGGCTTGAGCATGGAAAATGGGTTTAAAATCGACATTGAGAAGCTTAAGGAGTTAATAACGGATAAGACCAAGGCGCTGGTTTTGGTGTCCCCGGATAACCCAACGGGTAATATAATCGATAGAGATACTGCGAAGGCGATAGCTGACCTAGCGGTGGATAAGGACTTCTGGATAGTGTCTGATGAGGCATATAGGACGTTGATTTACGAGGGGGAGCACACATACATCTATAGGTATGCGCCTGACCACGTAATTTCAATAAACACGTTCTCGAAGGACCCGGGAATACCAGGTTGGAGGTTGGGCTTTATCTATGGACCAAGCGATGCAATACCCAAGTTAAAGCTCGCTGCTGAGGAGATGACGTACTGCCCACCTGTTATTGCTCAGAAGTTCGTGGCTGCGTACCTAAGGTCTGAGGTAAGGTTGAAACACCTTAAGTACATAATTGAGGAGTATAGGTCGAGAAGGGATGCGGCGGTTAAGGCGTTAAGGGAGTACCTACCTGAGTCCAGGTTTGTTGTTCCGAGGGGCTCAATGTTCATCTTCGTTGACTTATCGCACTACATAAGGGATTCCGAGAGGTTCGCTGAGGCGCTTCTTGAGAGGTATGGCGTGACCGTGATACCAGGTACGTACTTCAGCGATATTTATAGGTCGGCAATTAGGATATCCTTCGTGGTGGAGAGCATTGAGAGGATACGCATGGGGATTGAGAGGATTAGCAATGCCATTAATGACCTAAGGGGTTCATTATAG
- a CDS encoding PaREP1 family protein — protein sequence MRIDEAKNELELAKRFLNEGLINNAAGKAFQAWKALVAALAVDKRDELSKVFSGKVRLRGRKERVDRVDWIIAVMPTSYLKDVAMIIGGKVDLLTDKALWIHQYQYNGPDPERVISPYKDDESARKDIETFIREMEEILRSVNE from the coding sequence ATTAGAATTGATGAGGCCAAGAACGAGTTAGAACTTGCCAAGAGGTTCCTTAATGAGGGATTGATCAATAACGCCGCCGGCAAGGCTTTTCAAGCGTGGAAAGCTCTCGTGGCAGCGCTGGCGGTTGACAAGAGGGATGAGTTGAGCAAGGTCTTTAGTGGTAAGGTCAGGTTAAGGGGCAGGAAAGAGCGTGTTGATAGGGTTGATTGGATAATAGCGGTTATGCCAACCAGTTATTTAAAGGATGTGGCGATGATCATCGGCGGCAAGGTTGACCTACTCACGGATAAGGCACTTTGGATTCATCAGTACCAGTACAATGGCCCTGACCCAGAGAGGGTCATTAGCCCATATAAGGACGATGAGTCAGCAAGGAAGGACATTGAGACGTTTATAAGGGAGATGGAGGAAATCCTGAGGAGTGTTAATGAATAA
- a CDS encoding argininosuccinate synthase translates to MEPQGRRGFLKPVHRKPSKIALAYSGGLDTTVAIHWLREKFNAEVITVTVDVGQDDDFRDIEERAYKAGAIKHYTIDAKRDFAEGPVAMAIMANALYEDRYPLGTALARPLIAEKVVEVAKREGCDAIAHGSTSKGNDQVRFNEALMALAPDLMIIEPAKIWGMNRAEEVEYARKHGIPIPSVHSRFSIDDNLWSRSIEGREIDDPGVEVPEDAFKWTVPPEKVSEPLMLEIEFREGLPIAINGEKMDLVNLILLLNKVVGAHGFGRVDHVENRVVGFKSREVYEAPAALTLIETHKDLEKLVYTPLEYRFKRFVDQTWADLVYGGLWHEPLREELDTLIRSMNRWVSGVVKVKVFGGLTILGRESPYASYNKDLVDYVSGWYPSEEEARGFIRMHVLHSLTAYRARHKA, encoded by the coding sequence ATAGAACCCCAGGGAAGACGTGGGTTCCTTAAACCGGTACATAGGAAACCCAGTAAAATTGCACTTGCCTACTCAGGTGGTCTCGACACAACAGTAGCCATTCACTGGCTCAGGGAGAAATTCAATGCTGAGGTTATAACGGTCACGGTAGATGTTGGGCAGGACGATGATTTCAGGGACATCGAGGAGAGGGCGTATAAGGCAGGCGCCATTAAGCACTACACAATAGATGCCAAGAGGGATTTCGCCGAGGGCCCCGTGGCAATGGCAATAATGGCCAACGCACTCTATGAGGATAGGTACCCACTAGGTACTGCATTGGCCAGGCCGTTAATTGCTGAGAAGGTAGTTGAGGTGGCTAAGAGGGAGGGCTGCGACGCAATTGCCCATGGATCAACCTCCAAGGGTAATGACCAGGTCAGGTTTAACGAGGCATTAATGGCGTTGGCGCCTGACCTCATGATCATCGAACCAGCGAAGATCTGGGGTATGAATAGGGCTGAGGAGGTTGAGTATGCCAGGAAGCACGGTATACCAATACCCAGCGTACATAGTAGGTTTAGTATTGATGATAACCTGTGGTCAAGGAGTATAGAGGGCCGTGAAATAGATGACCCCGGTGTTGAGGTTCCTGAGGATGCCTTCAAGTGGACAGTCCCGCCTGAAAAGGTTAGTGAACCACTCATGCTGGAGATTGAGTTCAGGGAGGGGTTGCCCATCGCAATCAATGGTGAGAAGATGGACCTAGTCAACCTAATACTGCTACTCAATAAGGTGGTTGGTGCCCATGGCTTTGGTAGGGTTGACCACGTCGAGAATAGGGTTGTTGGGTTTAAGTCTAGGGAGGTCTATGAGGCCCCAGCCGCATTGACATTGATCGAGACCCACAAAGACTTGGAGAAGCTGGTCTACACACCGCTTGAGTATAGGTTTAAGAGGTTTGTTGATCAGACCTGGGCTGACCTTGTCTATGGTGGCCTATGGCATGAGCCGCTACGTGAGGAGCTTGATACCCTAATTAGGTCAATGAATAGGTGGGTTAGCGGTGTTGTTAAGGTCAAGGTATTCGGTGGATTAACAATACTTGGTAGGGAGAGCCCATACGCAAGCTATAATAAGGACCTTGTCGATTACGTGAGCGGTTGGTACCCAAGTGAGGAGGAGGCGAGAGGCTTCATAAGGATGCACGTACTACACTCACTAACAGCCTATAGAGCCAGGCATAAGGCGTAG
- a CDS encoding cobalamin-independent methionine synthase II family protein, translating into MGFEEVRTTHVGSLPRPPNLSPQNLDRAIEDVVKMQVEIGLDEVNDGEYRRQSFISDLTELPGFGVTELYWENSAGDRRFIPVILRTIGYDPSKPILAREVEGIKRALEKIGVRRRIKVTILAPSFMARVYPDPDWMPAKPRELIDKYRQQVRQYYPTIDDYLDDVKKIIINEVRAALDAGADVVQFDAPDILQFDVYGEYNPDKGRAKERVRRAVELNNEVLSKLPTEHLEIHSCWGNFNNSQFNTLGHYDDALPELYDLKVGVLGPFEVFDGIRDFEELKYFKQYAVPRDKKLALGIVSVKSRNVEPVEVIRRRYEAALEVVNGDPNKLIVAPGCGFASSATNPVQTLESARRKLRNMVLAVKGQ; encoded by the coding sequence ATGGGTTTTGAGGAGGTTAGGACCACGCACGTAGGTAGTCTGCCGAGACCGCCTAATCTATCTCCTCAAAACCTGGATAGGGCGATTGAGGATGTGGTTAAGATGCAGGTGGAGATTGGGCTTGATGAGGTTAATGACGGCGAGTATAGGCGTCAATCATTCATCTCAGACCTAACGGAGCTGCCGGGCTTCGGGGTTACCGAGCTTTACTGGGAGAATTCGGCCGGCGATAGGAGGTTTATACCAGTTATACTGAGGACGATAGGTTATGACCCAAGCAAGCCAATACTCGCCAGGGAGGTTGAGGGAATTAAGAGAGCCCTTGAGAAGATTGGCGTCAGGAGGAGGATAAAGGTCACAATACTCGCACCAAGCTTCATGGCCAGGGTTTACCCAGACCCCGACTGGATGCCTGCGAAGCCCAGGGAGCTCATTGATAAGTACCGTCAACAAGTCAGGCAGTATTACCCAACAATTGATGATTACCTGGACGATGTTAAGAAGATAATAATTAATGAGGTGAGGGCAGCGCTTGATGCTGGTGCTGACGTTGTTCAATTCGATGCACCGGATATTCTTCAATTCGATGTTTACGGCGAGTACAACCCAGATAAGGGCAGGGCTAAGGAGAGGGTTAGGAGGGCCGTGGAATTAAATAACGAGGTGCTCTCGAAACTACCCACCGAGCACCTCGAAATACACTCATGCTGGGGTAACTTCAATAATTCACAATTCAACACACTCGGCCACTATGACGATGCGTTGCCGGAGCTTTACGACTTAAAGGTAGGCGTGTTGGGGCCCTTCGAGGTCTTTGATGGGATTAGGGACTTCGAAGAATTGAAGTACTTCAAGCAGTACGCGGTTCCCAGGGACAAGAAGTTGGCGCTTGGCATTGTTAGTGTCAAGTCGAGGAATGTGGAACCTGTGGAGGTGATTAGGAGGAGGTATGAGGCGGCCCTGGAGGTCGTAAATGGAGACCCAAACAAATTAATTGTGGCTCCAGGGTGTGGGTTCGCATCAAGCGCCACAAACCCAGTGCAAACCCTGGAGTCGGCCAGGCGAAAACTAAGGAACATGGTATTGGCTGTGAAAGGGCAATAA
- the aroC gene encoding chorismate synthase has product MGSVFGHVFRVVTFGESHGPAIGVVVDGVPAGVAIDESFIKRELERRRFCHLPILNPRCEDEEFQILSGVKDGFTEGTPIAVVIWNKRAISDYYNELWMKPRPGHADLAYYLKFGRFYDHRGGGRASGRETVARIVAGAIAKTVLKQTIGVEVSSHLVELGGVAISREDYTFEDVVKSWEKPLPMVDDEAMKRAIDVLINAVKDGDSVGGIGEVLTTEVPPGLGEPVFDKLKADLAKAVMSIGSAVGVEFGLGFRLARMRGSEANDQIVLRGGRPRLETNRIGGILGGMSIGEPIRFRVAFKPTPSIRKPQRTVDLERMIETTITFRGRYDVSTAPKAILAAEAMTAIVLVDHAMRAGLIPRVVKR; this is encoded by the coding sequence ATGGGTAGTGTCTTTGGGCACGTGTTTAGGGTTGTGACCTTCGGGGAGTCTCATGGACCTGCCATTGGGGTTGTCGTCGATGGCGTCCCTGCTGGCGTGGCTATTGATGAGTCGTTTATTAAAAGGGAGCTGGAGAGGAGGCGCTTTTGTCATTTGCCGATCCTCAACCCTAGGTGTGAGGATGAGGAGTTTCAAATACTGTCTGGTGTTAAGGATGGATTTACCGAGGGCACTCCAATAGCAGTTGTTATTTGGAATAAGAGGGCCATCTCTGATTACTACAATGAGCTTTGGATGAAGCCTAGGCCGGGCCACGCAGACCTTGCCTATTACCTAAAGTTCGGTAGGTTTTATGATCATAGGGGTGGTGGTAGGGCCAGCGGTAGGGAGACGGTGGCTAGGATAGTGGCTGGGGCCATTGCGAAGACAGTGCTTAAGCAGACAATAGGTGTGGAGGTCTCTAGCCACCTTGTCGAGCTTGGCGGCGTGGCCATATCCAGGGAGGACTACACCTTCGAGGATGTGGTTAAGTCCTGGGAAAAACCGCTTCCCATGGTTGATGATGAGGCCATGAAGAGGGCCATAGATGTGTTAATTAATGCCGTTAAGGATGGGGATAGCGTTGGCGGTATTGGCGAGGTATTAACCACCGAGGTTCCGCCGGGGCTTGGCGAGCCCGTCTTTGATAAGTTAAAGGCTGACCTGGCTAAGGCCGTAATGTCAATAGGCAGTGCGGTGGGTGTTGAGTTTGGGCTTGGGTTTAGGCTTGCCAGGATGAGGGGTAGTGAGGCCAATGACCAAATAGTGCTTAGGGGTGGCAGGCCGAGGCTTGAGACCAACAGGATTGGCGGGATACTCGGTGGTATGAGTATTGGCGAGCCCATTAGGTTTAGGGTTGCCTTTAAGCCAACGCCCAGCATTAGGAAGCCCCAGAGGACCGTGGATTTGGAGAGGATGATAGAAACTACGATAACCTTTAGGGGCCGCTACGACGTGTCCACGGCGCCAAAGGCGATACTGGCGGCTGAGGCTATGACCGCCATAGTCCTCGTGGACCATGCAATGAGGGCTGGGCTGATTCCTAGGGTTGTTAAAAGGTAG
- a CDS encoding lyase family protein, with protein MYRRELLGPGSVDKVSYMSSIVDDAEIFRYVIIALIAHVNELERGGIISGDVAGRIRDALRDVWRGGYDPGKLVGYEDVHEYIEAELIRRLGSIGGWIGIGRSRNDHVATAIRLRLRRALLDLMLITLRLREVALNKAVEVYDKVIIGSTHRQPAQVTTLGHYMLYLDDLSRDFLSELMHVYGLVNKSPLGSGPLAGTMVGIDRFREAVELGFDGVVDNTIYATGSRYFVISAASAIVNYLVEVGRFINNLEMWLMPQLNYVSADPSHLATSSIMPHKRNPATLEVFRARIGEAVGHLVAMYSILRPVESGYQLDLQELTRHMWSIVKIALEGLLIFMDFINGIKVNEDGVKESLGKYVVTAAEYAEAVAMRERRPFRDVYNEVARELRSGVKVGLDVNESLMKPVHGSSNPRQVIDDARARLNEVSELMTKVNLMVSKLDEVENKLLTT; from the coding sequence GTGTATCGTAGGGAGTTGCTTGGCCCTGGGAGTGTTGATAAGGTTAGTTACATGTCATCAATTGTTGATGATGCGGAGATCTTTAGGTACGTGATCATTGCATTGATCGCCCACGTTAACGAGCTTGAGAGGGGCGGCATTATTAGTGGTGATGTGGCTGGGAGGATTAGGGATGCCCTTAGGGATGTTTGGCGTGGTGGTTATGACCCAGGTAAATTGGTTGGTTATGAGGATGTCCATGAGTACATCGAGGCGGAGTTGATTAGGAGATTGGGCAGTATTGGTGGTTGGATTGGCATTGGCAGGTCCAGGAATGACCATGTGGCGACGGCAATCAGGCTTAGGCTGAGGAGGGCCTTGCTTGATTTAATGCTCATTACGCTTAGGCTTAGGGAGGTCGCACTAAACAAGGCTGTTGAGGTGTATGATAAGGTGATCATAGGCTCCACCCATAGGCAGCCAGCCCAGGTAACGACGCTTGGCCACTACATGCTTTATCTAGATGACCTATCCAGGGATTTCCTCAGCGAGTTAATGCACGTCTATGGGTTAGTCAATAAGTCACCACTGGGTTCTGGGCCACTTGCCGGTACCATGGTCGGTATTGATAGGTTTAGGGAGGCCGTTGAGTTGGGCTTTGACGGTGTTGTTGATAATACGATATACGCAACCGGCTCTAGGTACTTCGTAATATCGGCGGCATCGGCAATAGTCAATTACCTAGTGGAGGTTGGTAGGTTCATTAACAACCTGGAGATGTGGTTAATGCCCCAGCTAAATTACGTGAGTGCAGACCCGAGCCACCTCGCCACGAGTAGTATCATGCCGCATAAGAGGAACCCAGCCACTCTGGAGGTTTTTAGGGCTAGGATTGGGGAGGCCGTGGGCCACTTAGTGGCTATGTACTCAATACTAAGACCTGTAGAGTCCGGTTACCAGCTGGACCTTCAGGAATTGACTAGGCACATGTGGTCAATCGTTAAGATCGCCCTCGAGGGCCTCTTGATATTCATGGACTTCATCAATGGCATTAAGGTTAATGAGGACGGCGTTAAGGAGTCGCTGGGCAAGTACGTGGTCACAGCCGCTGAGTATGCGGAGGCGGTGGCAATGAGGGAGAGGAGGCCGTTTAGGGATGTATATAATGAGGTTGCCAGGGAACTGAGGAGCGGCGTTAAGGTTGGCCTTGATGTTAATGAGTCACTGATGAAGCCTGTGCATGGCTCATCAAACCCACGCCAGGTGATTGATGATGCCAGGGCCAGGCTTAATGAGGTTAGTGAGTTGATGACTAAGGTTAATTTAATGGTGAGTAAGCTTGATGAGGTTGAGAATAAGCTACTCACTACCTAA